In Cervus canadensis isolate Bull #8, Minnesota chromosome 6, ASM1932006v1, whole genome shotgun sequence, one DNA window encodes the following:
- the LOC122442960 gene encoding SH3 domain-binding protein 1-like isoform X1, with the protein MRENSPEIAERSPSGHAPLKARRPLPSSLPAAPPALSGCRSTPHLPPATPPLRARPATHATLAPPLGPGLAGAELTPRELPRRHSNASPRGPGRVHPGRGSRRPRPRLVSPEP; encoded by the coding sequence GAAAACTCTCCGGAAATCGCGGAGCGCTCTCCTTCCGGGCACGCGCCCCTGAAGGCCAGGagaccccttccttcctccctcccggCAGCTCCCCCGGCGCTCAGCGGTTGCAGAAGCACGCCCCACCTACCGCCGGCCACGCCCCCTCTCCGGGCCCGCCCCGCCACGCACGCCACGCTGGCCCCGCCTCTCGGCCCGGGGCTGGCGGGGGCAGAGCTGACGCCTCGCGAGCTTCCACGTAGGCACTCCAACGCCTCTCCCCGCGGCCCGGGGCGAGTACATCCGGGTCGCGGGAGCAGGCGCCCCAGGCCCCGCCTCGTCTCCCCCGAGCCTTAG